The Candidatus Eremiobacteraceae bacterium nucleotide sequence TCTCTTGGCCGACGCACACTTCGCGCGCGAATTGCGGGCAGCTGGACCGATTGCGGATCCGGCTCCCGATCATTTGCCCGCTGAAGAAGATAGGCTCTCGCTGCTGCTCGAGCGCGGACTCGGTTTGACGCCGACGCCGCACATGCTCAACGCTTTCATCGAACAGAGTCGCTTGCGCGCGCGCGGCCTCGGCATTCAAGATCAAGCGTACATGCGTCTGCTCGAGATGGGCGGACCGGCAGCGCGAGCAGAGTGGATGGCGGTCGCGCCTGCACTCGTCGTCGGCGAGACGTTCTTGTTCCGCGACGCGCAGCTCTGGAGTCTCATCGAGCGCACGATTCTCCCGGAACTCGCAGCGCTGGCGAAACCGACGTGGCTGTGGAGCGCGGGTTGTTCGACGGGCGAAGAAGCGTATACGCTCGCGATCGTCGCGCGCCGCGTCTGCGGCGCCGACGGCGCGCGCATCCTTGCGACCGACGTCAACCCGAAAGCGATCGCCGCTGCACGCGTCGGCGTCTACGGCCAGTGGTCGCTGCGCGGCGTCGACAAAGAACGTCGCGAGGGCCTCGCGGTCAACGGTACGCAGACCGTCCGCGTTCACGACGATGTCAAGTCGATGGTCCGCTTCGAGACGCATAACCTCAACGATCAAGCGGCGTATCCGCCGCACGGCATGCAGTCGTTCGAGCTCATCGTCTGCCGCAACGTCCTCATCTACATGAGCCACGGCGCGCGCGCGAAAGTCGTCGCGAATCTCGCGTCGCTCGTGTCGCCCGGCGGCGTGCTCATCCTCGGTCACGGTGAAGCAGCGGGCATGAACGTCGGCGATCTGCTCGTCGAACGGCACGACGCCGGCGTCATCTTCCGACGCCCGGTCATGCCGCATCAGTATCTGAGGGAGACGCCAGTCGAGCCGCCGCGTCCGAAGAAGGCGAGCGTTCCCAAGAAGAAGACCGCGAGTCGCACGGTTTCTATTCCGGTCCGCGGTGGTCAGACCGCGGCGGTCGACCGTAAAGGTCGACCGCTCCATGGTGACGTCGCGAAGGGTCGATCGGCGAACGCGGTCGACGTCGAACCTCGCAAGAACGAGAAGGCGCGCGAGCTTGTCGCGACCGCCATCAAACACGCACGCGCCGGGAAACTCGACGCCGCCGAGCGTTCGGCGGTCGCGGCGATCGCCGCAGATTCGCTCGATCCCGAGCCGCACGTGCTGTATGCCGCCCTGCTCATGGCGCGCAACTCGCTCAAGGAAGCCGAAACCGAACTGCGCCGAGCGCTCTTCCTCGATCCGGTCTTCG carries:
- a CDS encoding CheR family methyltransferase, with protein sequence MADAHFARELRAAGPIADPAPDHLPAEEDRLSLLLERGLGLTPTPHMLNAFIEQSRLRARGLGIQDQAYMRLLEMGGPAARAEWMAVAPALVVGETFLFRDAQLWSLIERTILPELAALAKPTWLWSAGCSTGEEAYTLAIVARRVCGADGARILATDVNPKAIAAARVGVYGQWSLRGVDKERREGLAVNGTQTVRVHDDVKSMVRFETHNLNDQAAYPPHGMQSFELIVCRNVLIYMSHGARAKVVANLASLVSPGGVLILGHGEAAGMNVGDLLVERHDAGVIFRRPVMPHQYLRETPVEPPRPKKASVPKKKTASRTVSIPVRGGQTAAVDRKGRPLHGDVAKGRSANAVDVEPRKNEKARELVATAIKHARAGKLDAAERSAVAAIAADSLDPEPHVLYAALLMARNSLKEAETELRRALFLDPVFVPALWQIGNLYGITERKRQAAFAFARALTQLEGLPPETEALPFDNLSVGELTTLLRAELGERAEA